The following proteins are co-located in the Leishmania panamensis strain MHOM/PA/94/PSC-1 chromosome 26 sequence genome:
- a CDS encoding hypothetical protein (TriTrypDB/GeneDB-style sysID: LpmP.26.1940): MSRRESCIWHPMPEEVRRSSVQSRRASLAAGRRKSLNGNAPDWEVEAPPTPLRGDYSARENAAMVRTPREAAAPEAESSKPLQGPGVVARRDVGLTAVVEESQWIEDEEEEAALQSSADPKAARKSRTRHMVRFHGGKWPRVLRKRRSEIMASFLEDIKDGASVMGDEAKRLKIKMHDCMEVTFVIYSESRSRQKEIHMALQQYDFPKTCQQYTSFEE; encoded by the coding sequence ATGTCCCGCCGCGAGAGTTGTATCTGGCACCCGATGcctgaggaggtgcgccgctcctccgTACAGTCACGCCGCGCGTCTCTGGCAGCCGGTCGTCGCAAGAGCTTGAACGGGAATGCACCTGACTGGGAGGTAGAGGCCCCGCCGACCCCGTTGCGCGGTGACTACAGCGCGCGTGAGAACGCTGCGATGGTGCGCACCCCGCGcgaggctgctgcgccagagGCGGAGTCTTCCAAGCCGTTGCAAGGACCTGGCGTGGTGGCCCGTAGGGATGTGGGGCTAACTGCAGTCGTGGAGGAGTCTCAGTGGatagaggacgaggaggaggaagcagcTCTGCAATCCAGTGCGGATCCGAAGGCCGCAAGGAAGAGTCGCACCCGCCACATGGTGCGCTTCCACGGTGGTAAGTGGCCGAGGGTACTGCGCAAGCGCCGCTCCGAGATTATGGCCTCCTTCTTGGAGGACATCAAGGACGGTGCGTCTGTCATGGGCGATGAGGCGAAGCGGCTCAAGATCAAGATGCACGACTGTATGGAGGTGACGTTCGTCATTTACAGCGAGAGCCGTTCGCGTCAGAAGGAGATTCACATGGCACTCCAGCAGTACGACTTCCCAAAGACGTGTCAGCAGTATACGAGTTTCGAGGAGTAG
- a CDS encoding hypothetical protein (TriTrypDB/GeneDB-style sysID: LpmP.26.1970), which produces MADFSKRQWRALAEAYPFYPSGEVSVGSTAEYRALDCQAALTHSEIEVPPLSSSEYFVQYVVPRVAKVFPEELQAYERGGGYSDQQGNFNGDRLGPVSPWFAIEAVDALLVYLFGCTTSALLQSSSTKQRRAFATTCFAPLITPLSRREQQLLGLYYRKQEQYTYVLSTQRQLLAASQLAVRALQGASGSILADTQTDVSAPQRGAEESLAASTRESLVVVGSQKASSWPPLAHATVSGEGTSARILQVSSSSRAPAASNVKGCEANSTFTSALANIPYETCPLGTSAAAALLVDTPSVAGTLCDSPFRHARTGAASPLITMGCCAGCHEVGGDLLICTQCGEVRHEACGGPHPPEPSKVDGRMPTVNVCRRCAKELNLSSSSSSLRSSTSSSERAELGEYFSDDNEGSSLSGFVVNTSDEEEEAEEDDQSTDDDSSSDMDRARDDEKHERQVEKHWPENASLPSWKGQHAGKDKRRGSAAAATVAPSEVMSASSSSSGSSRIWSRSASLDRALAVAAKKRNKKHGSLKKVYTDDGDYGVGGSAPRTEGRKGQRRKRRHENSEGEEDRRRQHKRKDPNDDASDASSSVRGASSVSLSLSTEKVRCLKAGGKTASSYSHTSAQTPPSPLRKEHSRWVDPPANREGRTHSPANRRSAEALLAQPCRVMALEDEEELRTLGIAASSGSGSLLQPPLPSSKQRHGDIVNRSSGRKSVMNIASSSSSGDDGE; this is translated from the coding sequence ATGGCGGATTTTTCGAAGCGGCAGTGGAGGGCCCTGGCGGAGGCGTATCCCTTTTACCCCTCCGGTGAAGTGAGTGTCGGAAGCACTGCTGAGTATCGTGCGCTGGACTGCCAAGCGGCTCTCACTCACAGCGAGATCGAGGTTCCACCACTGTCGTCTAGTGAGTACTTTGTGCAGTACGTCGTGCCACGAGTAGCAAAGGTCTTTcccgaggagctgcaggcctACGAAAGGGGTGGCGGCTATAGCGACCAGCAAGGTAATTTCAACGGCGATCGACTTGGCCCTGTGTCGCCCTGGTTTGCAATAGAGGctgtggatgcgctgcttgTGTACTTGTTtggctgcaccacctctgcgctCTTGCAAAGTTCATCAAcgaagcagcgcagagccttcgccaccacctgctTTGCACCGCTCATCACACCCCTCTCACGCCGCGAGCAGCAACTACTGGGCCTCTACTACCGTAAGCAGGAGCAGTACACCTACGTATTGAGCACTCAACGGCAGCTGCTTGCGGCATCCCAGCTCGCGGTGCGGGCGTTGCAAGGAGCGAGCGGCTCAATCCTAGCAGACACGCAAACCGATGTGAGTGCGCCGCAACGGGGAGCTGAGGAGAGTCTGGCTGCCTCCACCCGTGAGAGTCTTGTTGTTGTCGGCAGCCAGAAGGCATCATCAtggccgccgctggcacATGCGACTGTCAGCGGCGAGGGTACGTCTGCTCGTATTCTGCAAgtctcttcctcatcacgTGCTCCAGCTGCGAGTAATGTGAAGGGCTGTGAGGCCAATTCCACCTTCACGAGCGCGCTGGCCAACATCCCGTATGAGACATGCCCACTAGGGacttcggcagcagcggctttgTTAGTGGATACGCCATCAGTGGCCGGGACTTTGTGTGACTCCCCTTTTCGCCACGCCCGTACAGGTGCCGCGTCGCCGTTAATCACCATGGGCTGCTGTGCCGGTTGCCACGAGGTGGGCGGCGATCTTCTCATCTGCACTCAATGCGGGGAGGTGCGCCATGAAGCCTGTGGCGGGCCGCACCCGCCAGAGCCGAGTAAGGTCGACGGAAGGATGCCCACGGTGAATGTCTGTAGGCGGTGCGCGAAGGAGCTGAACTTGTCCAGCAGCTCATCGAGCCTtcgcagctccacctcctctagCGAGCGGGCGGAGCTGGGCGAGTACTTCTCTGACGACAACGAGGGCAGCAGCCTCTCCGGCTTTGTTGTGAACAccagcgatgaggaggaggaggcggaggaggatgaTCAGAGTACTGatgacgacagcagcagtgataTGGACAGGGCCAGGGACGATGAGAAACATGAGCGACAGGTCGAGAAGCACTGGCCAGAGAACGCGTCATTGCCGTCGTGGAAAGGCCAGCACGCTGGCAAGgacaagagaagggggtcagcggctgctgccacagtcGCTCCGTCTGAGGTGATGTCGGCgtcttcgtcctcctcgggGTCATCGCGAATTTGGAGCCGCTCTGCTTCGCTCGACCGCGCCCTGGCAGTGGccgcaaagaaaaggaacaAGAAGCACGGCTCACTCAAGAAGGTGTACACCGATGATGGGGATTATGGTGTTGGGGGTTCGGCACCGCGGACTGAAGGTCGAAAGGGGCAACGACGGAAGAGGCGCCACGAGAAcagcgagggcgaggaggaccggcgccgccagcacaAACGGAAGGACCCCAATGATGACGCCAGTGAtgcctcttcctcggtgCGGGGCGCATCCTCCGTCTCGTTATCTTTGTCGACCGAGAAGGTGCGGTGTCTGAAAGCCGGAGGAAAGACGGCATCTTCGTACTCGCACACCAGCGCGCAGACTCCACCGTCACCACTGCGGAAGGAACACTCAAGGTGGGTGGATCCCCCTGCTAAtagggaggggaggacaCACTCGCCTGCAAACCGCCGCTCAGCAGAGGCGTTGTTGGCTCAGCCGTGTCGTGTAATGGCTctggaggacgaggaagagctCAGAACGCTCGGCATCGCCGCATCTTCTGGATCCGGGTCGCTGTTGcaaccaccactgccgtcgtcgaAGCAGCGCCATGGTGACATCGTTAATAGAAGTTCTGGCCGAAAAAGCGTTATGAACATTGcgtcctcttcgtcctccggcgacgacggcgagtgA
- a CDS encoding methyltransferase, putative (TriTrypDB/GeneDB-style sysID: LpmP.26.1960), protein MQQLSAVVSNELSELTKSWTPEQQKLYGVVSLTAVAAAGTPMIGVSVMRQCCCGRCRRDVGGSDVAFSESDSKSSDIYESEALARQYMEFHYTPSHESYTQRLQSVSEAYDFPTRVAQKFRTYIQTGKRNLRGLDIGCATGASVLEMSKVFDGGVIGIDFSEVFIHLAKEVVNQATSGKRVAYTAPVQGEITEPRELQLPREARPDRCEFYAGDAMNMFEEDHKITTKASRLYPNVKYWQARKGETFDGVLCLNLIDRVPDPQRLLDSFARLLAEDGILILADPYSWWEDATEKSRWLGGRKENGIRSEEAVKAALASKLELLSESDEAFLIRDHIRHYQLGFSHCTVWRKK, encoded by the coding sequence ATGCAGCAACTTTCAGCAGTAGTCTCCAACGAGCTCAGTGAGCTGACAAAGAGCTGGACACccgagcagcagaagctcTACGGCGTTGTCTCCCTCAcggctgttgccgccgctggcaccCCGATGATTGGCGTCAGTGTGATgcgacagtgctgctgcgggcgcTGTAGACGTGACGTGGGCGGTAGCGATGTTGCCTTCTCGGAGAGTGACTCGAAGAGCTCTGACATCTACGAGAGTGAGGCATTGGCGCGTCAGTACATGGAGTTTCACTACACTCCCTCGCACGAGAGCTATACTCAGCGTCTGCAGTCCGTAAGCGAGGCCTACGACTTTCCAACGCGTGTCGCTCAGAAGTTCCGCACTTACATCCAGACAGGCAAACGCAATCTGCGCGGACTCGACATCGGATGCGCAACTGGCGCTTCGGTGTTGGAGATGTCCAAGGTGTTCGATGGCGGCGTCATCGGCATAGACTTCTCGGAGGTGTTCATTCACCTCGCCAAGGAGGTGGTCAACCAGGCGACATCAGGCAAGAGAGTGGCCTATACCGCTCCCGTGCAAGGTGAGATCACAGAACCGCGCgaactgcagctgccacgcGAGGCGCGGCCGGATCGTTGCGAGTTTTACGCCGGCGACGCCATGAACATGTTCGAGGAGGACCACAAGATCACGACTAAGGCATCGCGTCTCTACCCCAACGTGAAGTACTGGCAGgcaaggaagggggagaccTTTGATGGCGTACTCTGTCTCAATCTGATTGATCGCGTGCCAGACCCGCAGCGCCTACTCGACAGCTTTGCGCGGCTCCTGGCTGAGGACGGTATCCTCATTCTCGCAGACCCGTACTCGTGGTGGGAGGATGCGACGGAGAAGTCACGCTGGCTGGGCGGCCGCAAGGAGAATGGTATACGTagcgaggaggcggtgaaggcggcTCTGGCGAGCAAGCTGGAGCTCCTGAGCGAGTCGGACGAGGCCTTCCTCATCCGCGATCACATTCGCCACTATCAACTGGGCTTCTCCCACTGCACCGTATGGCGAAAGAAGTAG
- a CDS encoding hypothetical protein (TriTrypDB/GeneDB-style sysID: LpmP.26.1980) yields MGRSNNQRRRTCKARGQSFIPKVVKSKVRNENRRMKIMAAKKDPRLHKKLSYDKVHTKSGKITKRKFQSGGYNHSGKFGKAAGVKRNAAKGRTK; encoded by the coding sequence ATGGGGCGCAGCAACAATCAGCGTCGGCGCACCTGCAAGGCACGCGGGCAGTCGTTCATTCCCAAGGTGGTCAAGAGCAAGGTGCGCAATGAGAACCGCCGTATGAAGATTATGGCGGCCAAGAAGGACCCACGGCTGCACAAGAAGCTCTCCTACGACAAGGTCCACACCAAGTCAGGCAAGATCACGAAGCGTAAGTTCCAGTCCGGTGGCTACAACCACAGCGGCAAGTTCGGAAAGGCGGCTGGAGTGAAGCGGAATGCTGCGAAGGGGAGGACGAAGTAG
- a CDS encoding hypothetical protein (TriTrypDB/GeneDB-style sysID: LpmP.26.1990), translating to MLRRTRLRLISLTEAQSLVLDAQGQQIPAPQVSLPQLLTALTEHYRDGCEAFTKAALQHVVQLDQSNEDTEHIAAARLAVPLPSNRLFTDLTAAQQHTAPPPKAPPHLITELLRTYPNTPEVRERCCRCIANMCQLSVDVATRTQLIPATDHSGSPAANVSPLVHALVEEGAVELVLGTLAMAGRLSSKGRCWVAMAMLNLTCMSHNGASRATAAGAVDRLAEFILFLLEDALTASAASTAAPIRGFSEETSIALDAALGALTGVLAAEASENTSGVSFNYEAASYASVDAVVRSLLFVSALMVRNGRNDGVYGASLSSRRYGTVRFSSASEAQQTAVVVLLPLLHKAWMALQSVCSCPTNLPMVFDIIYEAANANQESMVVTNEVDGCAEEVLQVTKQTERQYVAALSCLIDAALFVTTELEGLEVIDADELAHLQDDVRLYVMSVMEAMTASRKDLAGRDAVAASASAGGAVGDAEVEQQGGSAADTSGIYPTAAAVSVTGVLAAGTVSNMALACAVRLHIEYQERRGRIEHEEHQDTNSMHSQGRRGVPVPYTAHDLTLLSKSLVVLANVAEIGDEVATSANAVAALQAILQDAAEGVMSLPLAYRAELAELFRPTENAEGNAEARDGSGIHPEDRLSFLQHAALVGQVYAVLWSTLRTAHGVSTVLQMSVMQTAKGVQTSLREAYLPALAVARERFSTRQATDNGDEAGRPATVSWVANTAEETVIRLLKLSDEVISNMQKLSSSTQDTSA from the coding sequence ATGCTCCGTCGTACACGGTTAAGATTGATTTCGCtgacagaggcgcagagtTTAGTACTTGACGCGCAGGGGCAGCAGATTCCAGCTCCGCAAGTGTCTCTCCCGCAGCTCCTCACAGCGCTAACGGAGCACTATCGTGATGGTTGTGAAGCATTCACCAaggccgcgctgcagcacgttgTGCAGCTCGATCAGTCGAACGAGGACACAGAGCACATCGCAGCCGCGCGTCTTGCCGTTCCACTGCCATCGAACCGCCTCTTTACAGACTTGaccgcagcacagcagcacaccgccCCGCCTCCGAAGGCGCCACCGCACTTGATCACTGAACTGCTGCGCACCTATCCGAACACACCTGAAGTGCGCGAGCGGTGCTGTCGTTGCATTGCCAACATGTGCCAGCTCAGCGTTGATGTCGCTACAAGGACTCAGCTCATCCCTGCTACCGATCATAGTGGCAGCCCTGCAGCCAACGTATCGCCTCTGGTTCATGCCCTTGTGGAAGAAGGGGCTGTGGAGCTGGTGCTTGGGACTCTTGCAATGGCCGGCCGTCTCAGCTCCAAGGGCCGCTGCTGGGTGGCCATGGCGATGCTCAACCTTACGTGCATGTCCCACAACGGTGCTTCCCgggccactgctgccggtgctgtcGATCGCCTGGCCGAGTTCATCTTGTTCCTATTGGAGGACGCTTTGACTGCTTCCGCTGCCTCCACTGCGGCGCCGATCCGCGGATTCAGCGAGGAAACGTCTATCGCCCTCGACGCGGCGCTTGGCGCACTGACCGGGGTTCTAGCGGCCGAGGCATCAGAGAACACCAGCGGCGTCTCGTTCAACTACGAGGCAGCGAGCTACGCCTCCGTCGACGCTGTAGTGCGTTCGCTACTGTTCGTGTCGGCGCTGATGGTTCGGAATGGTCGCAACGATGGTGTGTACGGCGCCTCGCTCTCGTCACGTCGCTACGGCACGGTGCGTTTCTCGAGCGCGTCGGAAGCGCAGCAGACggctgttgttgtgctgctgccgctcttgcaTAAGgcctggatggcgctgcagtcgGTGTGCAGCTGTCCAACCAACCTACCGATGGTCTTCGACATCATTTACGAGGCGGCAAACGCAAACCAGGAGAGCATGGTGGTGACAAACGAGGTGGACGGCTGCGCGGAGGAGGTCTTGCAGGTGACGAAGCAGACGGAGCGGCAGTACGTCGCGGCGCTGTCGTGTCTCATCGACGCGGCGTTGTTCGTGACGACGGAGCTGGAGGGGCTGGAGGTAATCGATGCAGATGAGCTGGCGCACCTTCAGGACGATGTCCGACTGTACGTGATGAGCGTCATGGAAGCCATGACCGCGTCGCGGAAGGATCTGGCAGGCAGAGATGCCGTTGCTGCTTCAGCTAgtgctggtggtgccgtCGGGGACGCCGAGGTAGAGCAGCAGGGAGGCAGTGCGGCTGACACGTCGGGTATTTacccgacagcggcggcagtgagcGTGACCGGCGTGCTGGCGGCTGGTACGGTGAGCAACATGGCACTGGCGTGTGCTGTCCGCCTCCACATCGAGTATCAAGAGCGCCGCGGCCGGATCGAGCACGAGGAGCATCAGGACACTAACAGCATGCATTCGCAGGGTCGTCGCGGCGTCCCTGTTCCGTACACCGCCCACGACTTAACGTTGCTTTCTAAGTCGCTTGTGGTACTGGCCAATGTGGCGGAGATTggcgacgaggtggcgacgtCAGCCAACGCGGTTGCGGCACTGCAGGCGATTCTGCAGGATGCGGCAGAGGGTGTCATGTCCTTGCCGCTGGCATACCGGGCTGAGCTGGCGGAGCTCTTCCGACCCACTGAGAACGCAGAGGGTAATGCTGAGGCGCGTGATGGCTCAGGCATTCACCCAGAGGACCGGCTGTCATTCCTGCAACACGCAGCGCTGGTGGGGCAGGTGTATGCAGTGCTCTGGAGCACGTTGCGCACTGCTCACGGTGTGTCGACAGTGTTGCAGATGAGTGTAATGCAGACAGCCAAGGGGGTGCAGACTTCGCTGCGGGAGGCATATCTGCCGGCATTGGCAGTGGCGAGGGAGCGGTTTAGCACTCGCCAGGCTACAGACAACGGTGATGAGGCGGGGAGGCCAGCGACTGTTTCGTGGGTAGCGAACACGGCGGAGGAGACGGTAATCCGACTGCTAAAGCTATCCGACGAGGTCATCAGCAACATGCAGAAGCTGTCCTCAAGCACGCAGGACACCTCGGCATGA
- a CDS encoding hypothetical protein (TriTrypDB/GeneDB-style sysID: LpmP.26.1920): MSEHLSNDRSPSEMPAAEGATPVAEGAAPVAEEAAPVAGEAVPVAEEAAPVAGEAVPVAEGAAPVAGEAVPVAEEAAPVAEAAAPGAEEAAPGAEEAALPGTVVPGSCPDLHIGDYVGFQRMAPVKEWKLSLGKVVSFPLSRTVKVVLFDAVNEATVARDPISEAAVRQKAEEDNKMDIWHNREALREELAQVCAKESVATRRLFAARDKTAELQTTNCDRLAETLENLDKARQVLREVPQTEWADLRSSFLPTPEVFGVMRSVMLILYEDSVTTWEEIQAVVCLPDFFERVMSWDCTVTPMSLTRRRRITVMCTGKDVEGPYSAKKRRRSRTRSPAPAGPLSVAATSSNARNLATLDKCLRAWINAQITCSEVARQQEIAVNKCFAEQQEQRVLLREINDMRLGISSIEVQMLEMKNAILGIDDSPKPIMPLEAYPIDTVFHKRTYSSAEGRYVQELILRDAVVINFGPITEEDEEGYVRLSTTQVDCLRNAVMNANIRHDAEEMEELLARKEREEKEIAELKDRIEQLRNKPMLTAEEEEELMQLEKLLADAERRHHATLSRIADLYACGRGAREITLAIKRPNFCYTRLHCKMSGDWQMILNDADCYNEMISAFCEDVSTLLNIPSGYVLDIDACCGSLLIDFTVKHNGERDDECLQDLINGGCFSALSMFYEKVTFKKTSPLNTIQQQAAYDLEQRLAHPVPISGMGIKQTLEDYYYADGTLDEGFTNKVKAHPNYRPSVITIQLLREDYDERTVRGPFEQCAEDEAEVDLELAQASQCKAEDRSAGATQASAGLSDTADAAPDVTEPTLEMEVRDRNVTEDASQEVANNKATPTRGSSKVSSIAALSLSSSGSKRSSKASSKKPTS, from the coding sequence ATGTCTGAACATCTGTCTAACGACCGTTCCCCTTCGGAAATGCCTGCCGCAGAGGGGGCGACCCCGGTCGCAGAGGGGGCGGCCCCGGtcgcagaggaggcggcccCGGTCGCAGGGGAGGCGGTCCCGGtcgcagaggaggcggcccCGGTCGCAGGGGAGGCGGTCCCGGTCGCAGAGGGGGCGGCCCCGGTCGCAGGGGAGGCGGTCCCGGtcgcagaggaggcggcccCGGtcgcagaggcggcggccccgggcgcagaggaggcagcCCCgggcgcagaggaggcggctCTGCCGGGCACCGTGGTGCCGGGCAGCTGCCCCGACCTACACATTGGTGACTACGTCGGCTTCCAGCGCATGGCACCGGTCAAAGAGTGGAAGCTGTCCCTTGGCAAGGTGGTCAGCTTTCCATTGTCGCGCACCGTCAAGGTCGTCCTCTTTGATGCGGTCAATgaggcgacggtggcgcgggACCCCATCTCCGAGGCGGCGGTTCGCCAGAAGGCTGAGGAGGACAATAAGATGGACATCTGGCACAAccgcgaggcgctgcgggaggAGCTCGCCCAGGTATGTGCAAAGGAAAGCGTTGCGACGCGGCGCCTCTTCGCCGCGCGCGACAAGACAGCGGAGCTTCAGACGACTAACTGCGATAGATTGGCGGAGACGTTGGAGAACCTCGATAAAGCCCGTCAGGTTCTTCGTGAGGTTCCACAGACGGAGTGGGCTGACCTGCGTAGCTCattcctccccacccccgagGTGTTCGGTGTGATGCGCTCTGTGATGCTCATCCTCTACGAAGACAGTGTCACCACGTGGGAGGAAATCCAAGCAGTGGTGTGCCTCCCGGATTTTTTTGAGCGCGTGATGAGCTGGGACTGCACTGTAACCCCCATGTCGCTGACGCGTCGCAGGAGGATCACTGTGATGTGCACCGGCAAGGATGTGGAGGGCCCCTATTCGGCGAAGAAGCGACGTCGTTCACGCACCCGTTCCCCGGCCCCTGCCggccccctctccgtcgcgGCAACGAGTTCGAATGCGAGAAACCTTGCCACCCTCGACAAATGCTTGCGTGCCTGGATCAACGCGCAGATCACCTGCTCTGAGGTTGCCCGTCAGCAGGAGATTGCGGTCAATAAGTGCTTcgccgagcagcaggagcagcgcgtgctgctgcgcgagatcAACGACATGCGCCTGggcatctcctccatcgAGGTACAGATGCTGGAGATGAAGAATGCCATTCTTGGAATCGACGACTCGCCAAAGCCGATTATGCCCCTCGAGGCGTACCCGATCGACACGGTCTTCCACAAGCGCACCTACTCGAGCGCTGAGGGTCGCTATGTACAGGAGCTCATTCTGCGCGATGCCGTCGTTATCAACTTCGGCCCCATAActgaggaggatgaggagggtTACGTCCGCCTGAGCACCACCCAAGTGGACTGCCTGCGCAACGCCGTCATGAACGCCAATATACGCCACGACgcagaggagatggaggagctACTGGCCAGAAAGGAGcgcgaagagaaggagatTGCCGAGCTCAAGGACCGcatcgagcagctgcgcaacaAGCCGATGCTCacggcggaagaggaggaggagctgatgcagctggagaagctctTAGCGGACGCcgagcgccgccaccacgcgACGCTGTCTCGCATTGCCGATCTGTACGcctgcggccgcggcgcgcgcgagaTTACGCTGGCCATTAAGCGCCCCAATTTTTGTTACACCCGTCTCCACTGCAAGATGTCTGGTGACTGGCAGATGATTCTCAACGACGCGGACTGCTACAACGAGATGATCTCCGCCTTCTGCGAGGACGTGTCGACCCTGCTTAACATCCCTTCCGGCTACGTGCTCGACATTGATGCCTGCTGCGGCTCCTTGCTAATTGACTTCACCGTGAAGCACAATGGGGAGCGCGACGATGAATGCCTGCAGGACCTCATCAACGGgggctgcttctctgcccTCTCCATGTTCTATGAGAAGGTTACGTTCAAGAAGACTTCGCCCCTCAACACGATCCAGCAACAGGCGGCGTACGATCTGGAGCAGCGCCTTGCTCATCCGGTACCGATCTCCGGCATGGGAATTAAGCAGACGCTGGAGGACTACTACTACGCTGACGGCACCCTGGATGAAGGGTTCACCAATAAGGTGAAGGCGCACCCGAACTACCGCCCGTCCGTCATCACGATCCAGCTTCTACGAGAGGACTACGATGAGCGGACTGTACGTGGCCCCTTTGAGCAGTGCGCCGAAGATGAGGCCGAGGTGGACCTGGAGCTGGCGCAGGCCAGCCAGTGCAAGGCGGAGGATAGGTCGGCCGGCGCGACACAGGCGAGTGCGGGCCTTTCTGACACGGCAGACGCCGCGCCTGATGTAACGGAACCAACTCTAGAGATGGAGGTGCGCGACCGCAATGTAACTGAGGACGCTTCGCAGGAGGTTGCCAATAATAAGGCGACGCCTACccggggcagcagcaaggtATCGTCCATCGCGGCCTTATCTTTGTCGTCGTCCGGATCGAAGAGGTCGTCCAAGGCGTCTTCGAAGAAGCCCACGTCCTAG
- a CDS encoding electon transport protein SCO1/SCO2, putative (TriTrypDB/GeneDB-style sysID: LpmP.26.1930) — protein sequence MSEAVDEMRDNPVWMLWALGFLTLGVMTVVISIRIRREQMRFDPKLRAVKSFDSPEGPSIGGPFSLVDVKTGKRITDADLKGKWLYIYFGFTNCPDVCPEEMAKMARVINHLDKKVGRDYWQPIFISLDSKRDTPAKIREYLSDFSPRIMGLVGTQAEVEEAARQYRVYFAIPDEEVMSEDDYLVDHSIIMYLIDPEGRFSDYTTKEFQWFESYSKLLRRMMDYERHRATEEQQRVQRGEAPLADGEAPANLKIANLASMLDNAEVQAAQEAALRNQPKGLSSLRS from the coding sequence ATGAGCGAAGCCGTAGATGAGATGCGCGACAACCCAGTGTGGATGCTGTGGGCTCTGGGATTCCTGACGCTGGGCGTCATGACAGTCGTCATATCAATTCGGATTCGTCGGGAGCAGATGCGCTTTGACCCAAAACTTCGCGCGGTGAAATCCTTCGATAGCCCAGAGGGGCCTAGCATTGGTGGGCCGTTCAGCTTGGTCGACGTCAAGACGGGAAAGCGTATCACAGATGCGGACCTGAAGGGCAAGTGGCTTTACATTTACTTTGGGTTCACGAACTGCCCAGATGTGTGCCCGGAGGAGATGGCAAAGATGGCTCGCGTCATCAATCACCTCGACAAGAAGGTGGGCAGGGACTATTGGCAGCCCATCTTCATTTCCCTCGATTCGAAGCGCGATACGCCAGCGAAGATACGCGAGTACTTGAGCGACTTCTCGCCGCGCATCATGGGCCTTGTGGGGACGCAGGCTGaggtcgaggaggcggcccGGCAGTACCGCGTCTACTTCGCCATCCCAGATGAGGAAGTAATGTCCGAGGACGATTACCTTGTGGACCACTCCATCATCATGTACCTCATCGACCCCGAGGGGCGTTTCTCCGACTACACCACGAAGGAGTTCCAGTGGTTCGAGAGCTACAgcaagctgctgcgccgcatgaTGGACTACGAACGGCATAGAGcgacagaggagcagcagcgggtgcaGCGCGGCGAAGCACCGCTGGCAGATGGCGAGGCACCTGCCAACTTAAAAATTGCGAATTTAGCGTCGATGCTCGACAACGCCGAAGtccaggcggcgcaggaggccGCGCTGCGGAATCAGCCGAAAGGCTTGTCGTCGCTTCGATCTTGA
- a CDS encoding hypothetical protein (TriTrypDB/GeneDB-style sysID: LpmP.26.1950): protein MPSSVYNDHSESRENVDVFSNGESGDRIIDGLRYPRPGRHIDQLGFEMTTHGLHFHGSDWDIPLAKRRDELTKSFMQDAMEATGEPEENIRNLRFIVTPTHLDAKLTVRHKIEVSKSAVHRMLTSAKWAHVKGLYEPRQKMRRPKDPAMAHARHGGAHEGQPMLGTNRRTPSHNLSFFGRANVGANGPEFEDHADDGEEPAAYENQQNAKAERTTSGLYIAVGLRA, encoded by the coding sequence ATGCCGTCATCTGTGTACAACGACCACAGCGAGAGCCGCGAGAATGTGGACGTGTTCAGCAACGGGGAGAGTGGCGATCGCATCATCGACGGTCTCCGCTACCCGCGTCCGGGGCGCCACATTGATCAGCTCGGGTTTGAGATGACCACCCACGGATTGCATTTCCACGGCTCTGATTGGGATATCCCGCTGGCGAAGAGGCGTGATGAGCTCACCAAGTCCTTTATGCAGGATGCCATGGAAGCCACAGGCGAGCCGGAGGAAAACATCCGTAACCTTCGCTTCATTGTGACGCCGACGCACCTTGACGCTAAGCTAACGGTGCGCCACAAGATCGAGGTGTCGAAGTCCGCGGTGCACAGAATGCTGACCTCCGCCAAGTGGGCGCACGTGAAGGGGCTCTATGAGCCTCGGCAGAAGATGCGTCGGCCGAAAGACCCCGCCATGGCCCATGCCCGCCATGGGGGAGCCCACGAAGGGCAGCCAATGCTTGGTACGAACCGTCGGACACCTTCGCACAACCTTAGTTTCTTTGGTCGTGCCAACGTCGGTGCCAATGGCCCTGAGTTCGAGGACCACGCCGACGATGGCGAGGAGCCCGCCGCGTACGAGAATCAGCAGAACGCGAAGGCGGAGCGCACCACGAGTGGCCTTTACATCGCCGTCGGCCTTCGCGCGTAG